From the Trifolium pratense cultivar HEN17-A07 linkage group LG4, ARS_RC_1.1, whole genome shotgun sequence genome, the window tgtaaaaaaaatattaaatttttaatgcaTTGATTCTacttataatatattaaaatcgattaccactaaagttactaatttattcttattacttttaactacgttgcaagttttatatccatCATtgcaattttactaaaaaaaatatatagaaagaatataaaaaaaaataaaaaatgatatgcttaaaaataagaacaaaataaattatagatagaaacaaaacagaataatatatcttaccaaaaaaacagaacaatatatatgcataaaagtagggaaaaaaacaataaaaatattatagaaagattagtcaataaaaaaatgataaaaaaatataaaaaaacaaaaaagaaaaaaccacataaaattaaaaatataaaaataaaaaaaaaaaaacttagatttcgaataaaagtcaatagacTCTTGCGAATTACATTTTTAACCTAGGAAAAGAAAATAGTGTGTGATGGACAACCACGTGTAATATGGATGAACATGATTGTAAAACATGTTCGTGGAGGGAGAACGATAGATATCATATCATAGTACTACTCCTCTCCTCCTTCAACCTTCATCATCTTCTCATCACTTCTCTGTTTTTCTCTTCATATCCAAAAGAACCACCAATTTACCGACGCTACTTACAACAAACAGGTAAATAAACTTCTCTCTCTTACTTCCcttcatttcaatttcatttcactcgcatttcattcattcaattccattctctcttctttcttgTTACAGTAACAGTTTCTCGACCGAACTCTCCGAATTCTAGGGTTCGTTCTCCACTATCATGGACCAAGCCGAATTAACCACCGATCAGGTTTATTTCGATCCGATCCTTATCCGATTGTTACTCAATTCTCCGATCTGATTTCAAAATCCCGATTCCGTTCAATTACAAACTGTTTTCGTTTCGATTTTTTCGTTTTTCTATGTTATTGTGAATTACAATTTCTTCGATCTTCAATTGACATTGTGTTATTGTTTTCTGGAAGGTTCTGAATAGGGATATCCCATGGGAAACCTACATGTCCACCAAGCTGATTTCTGGAACAAGCCTTCAGCTCTTAAGGCGTTACGATCATCGATCAGAGAGTCAGAGAGCACAGTTGCTTGAtgatgtaattattattatttattgtgtttaattttgatttgaattttgaattgtaGTAGATTTGATTTACGATTTCGAGTTTGATTATTTGTAGTGTTGAGAATTTTACTTTGTTGTGTGGTAGGATGGTCCGGCTTATGTTCGCGTGTTTGTTCGTGTTTTGCGCGATATTTTCAAGGAGGATACTGTAGAGTATGTTTTGGCTTTGATAGATGAAATGCTGACAGGTAATTTGTTGAATAAAATTGCGTTTTGTTTCATATTGTTTATTGTCTGTTATTAGTGGCATAATTAGATAGATAAATCTTTAAATTTGTTATCTTTGCAGCGAACCCGAAAAGAGCTAGACTTTTTCATGACAATGCCCTTGCGGATGATGATACTTATGAGCCTTTCCTAAGTTAAGTATTTACTCtgaatatgtttttgttttgcatATTAATTATTTACTTTGCTTTGGCGATGATAGAACCTCAGGTAGACTAAATTTCAGagatttattttaatgtaatgtGGTTGCGACCATGTTGATTTAGCAGATCgtatttaataattttcttttgctGTGTGTTTAGTTCATTCGCTTCCCTCTTTATATAAAACTctttaatatggtatcagatCCATACTACCCTCCAAGACTTATCCCGTCACTATTCTACTTCCAATCCAAGTTCCCTAATGCTCTGTACTTCAATATAATGATTATATTTAGATTCCTTTTCTGCCCATTGCTGTCACTTTCTTCCATCAATCCACGTGCCACCTTCCGGACGCTTATTTGTCATGCCACTGGTCGGTCATGCTTGATTTGATGACCTTTCCTAGTTTTTGTTGGGACTAGTTTCAACTCGTGGGTCATTTGAGTTTGGTTTTGTCACCATTTGCACCGCCATGAACAACTCAATGTGTACTTTCCAATCTatctttgtttttcttatatCACCGGACTTACAATTGGATGTGTTTCTTTGAAAAACTTGTTTTGTCTCAGTTGTAATTTTTTACGTTAGAATTTGTGAGGCCTATACttaaccacaaaagctagcttgagagttgaggtttgcaccacacttataaaggctatctatgtcatatctctagccaatgcgggacttctaacacaccccctcacgtccagaactgaacaagctggaacgtgggatcaacaacaacgggtggcccaaatatgggaagTCTcctcaacaaacaacaaatggatctaggataggctctgataccatgttagaatttgcgaggcctatactcaaccacaaaagctagcttgagagttgaggtttgcaccacacttataaaggctatctatgcCATATCTCTAGTCAATGCGGGACTTCTAACAATGTTTTGTCTGAGTTGCATTTTGGTACAAGTTGTTTCAGTTGCGCTTTGGTATCGGTTCTGACTTAGTTGCATTTTGGTACAAGTTGTTTCAGTTGCGCTTTGGTATCGGTTCTGACTTAGTTGTATTTTGGTATTGATCCTGTCTCAGTTATGGTTTGGCTGATTTTTTTGGCCCACTTACGGTCTAATGCTAGTTTTTGTCACCACAGAAGTTTGGTCTCGACTATTGTTCAAGATGTGATCTGGCCTACTGATTTTCACatcaaattatattatttggTTGTTCTTtcaaagatttaatttttaataacaaaGCTTtggcttgagggggagtgtttaGAGATATTAAAATATCTTAGTATCATGTTAAGAGTATATTATATTATCTCATAGGATTAGGTTTAGTTTCTTATCATAAAGTATCTTAGAATCTCTCTGAAGATTAGTTCTCAGATTTATTTGTTTGTATCTTGTATTAGTGTAAATAAAGGTTAGCATTTAGTCTTTTTTGTATCAAATCATAATATGACTGTTGTGTGTTTTCCTTGTACTCCAAAGTTACgcaatataaacaataaaaaataaaaaataacaatactGTCCATCTTTCAGATTGCTCCGGAAAGGAAATTGGTTCGTACAAGAGAAAAGTTGTAAGATCCTCGCTTTAATAGTTAGGTAATACTACAAACATGAGGCATTCTGACATTTTAATTCATAAAGTTTTCAGAATTATACCAAAAAATTTCACCTTCTGATTGTAGTGTCAGGCCAAAAAATCAGAGTGGCGTTGCATCAAATGGAGAAACTTCAAATGAAAAGAAACCATTTACCAGCATTGATGATGTTTTGATAGGATTGGTAAAATGGCTTTGTGAGCAGGTGTGTAATACTAAAACTCTTCCTTTTCACTAACCTAAATTCAGTTCATCAGCTGATAATCTTGCTGTTGTAAATGAATTTGAGATATGTAAAGGTCTTTGCAAGCAAGATAAAGATGTTTACCTCTGAAAGAAATATTTTTGAGTTTGTCATGTTAAATGTATGCTAGCTTGTTATGTGAAGAACAATTATACAGTATGAGAGTCACATTTGATCTACCAACGGTGGTTGGGTCGTTGTAAAAGAGGCTCGTCCCTCACTTGTGGGGTTCCATGATATGAATCCTCATTGGGAGAAGTGTCCGTATTTTGTTTATAAGATGTTGCTTGACGTGAGTAAAAATAAAGGCATCTTAAACCCAAAGATGTGAACAGAGTCAGTTCTATAACTTTTTACATAGAAAAAGTAATACATGCTCATCTAATTATCTGTAGCTGAAGAAACCTTCTCATCCTACTCGTGGAGTTCCGACTGCTATCAATTGCCTATCAACTCTACTTAAGGAACCTGTAGTTAGGTCTTCCTTTGTTCAAGCTGATGGGGTCAAGTTGCTCGTGCCACTGATTTGTCCAGCATCCACTCAACAATCTATTCAGGTAAGTTTGCTGGACTCTTCCTCGAAAGTATGAAAATTCTGAATAAGTAGATCTAACCATAGTTGAACCATATGAATTCTACCTATAGGT encodes:
- the LOC123923457 gene encoding V-type proton ATPase subunit H; protein product: MDQAELTTDQVLNRDIPWETYMSTKLISGTSLQLLRRYDHRSESQRAQLLDDDGPAYVRVFVRVLRDIFKEDTVEYVLALIDEMLTANPKRARLFHDNALADDDTYEPFLRLLRKGNWFVQEKSCKILALIVSVRPKNQSGVASNGETSNEKKPFTSIDDVLIGLVKWLCEQLKKPSHPTRGVPTAINCLSTLLKEPVVRSSFVQADGVKLLVPLICPASTQQSIQLLYETCLCIWLLSYYEPAIEYLATSRTLPRLIEVVKSSTKEKVVRVVVLTLKNLMSKGTLGAQMVDLQLPQVVQSLKAQAWSDEDLLEALNSLEEGLKDNIKKLSSFDKYKQEVLLGNLDWSPMHKDPIFWRENITNFEEHDFQILRVLLTILDSSNDPRTLAVACFDISQFIQVHPAGRIIVTDLKAKERVMKLMNHESAEVTKNALLCIQRLFLGAKYASFLQV